The stretch of DNA TTCGTTCACATGGCAGATCTTCATCTGGGTAAGCGGCTGTACGAATTCCCGCTGATTGACGATCAGCGGGTCATGCTTGAGTCAGTCATCTCCCTGTGCCGGACAGAAAGTCCCGATCTGCTGCTGATTGCGGGTGATGTTTTTGACAAGGCGATTCCATCCATCGAAGCCATCGGCTTGTTTGAATCTTTCCTGGTCGGCCTCTCGCAGGCCGGGATACCTGTCATGATCGTGGCGGGCAACCACGATTCCGGCGACCGCCTGTCTTTCGGCAATACCTTTTTTGCCTCGCATGGGATCCACGTTGCGGGCCCATTTGCAGGAAAGCTGGAAAAGGTCGTCATGGCCGACCAGCATGGACCCGTGACATTCCATCTCATGCCTTTCATCCGCCTTGCCGACGTCCGTCGCTTTTTCCCCGGCAGCCGGCTCGATACAACAGCTGACGGTGTGGCGGCAGTTCTCTCAACTGCCGACCGCGGCCCCGGCCGCCATGTCCTGGTAGCCCATCAATTTGTGACTGCGCGTGGCATCGCGCCCCTGCGGTCAGATTCTGAAGTGCTTCAGGTTGGGCTGGCAGACGAAATCGACGCGTCAATTTTTTCGGGTTTTGATTATGTGGCCCTGGGGCATCTCCACGGAAGACAACAGGTTGGCCCCGGACCTCTCCATTACGCGGGTTCACCCCTGGCTTATTCTTTCTCGGAAGTTAATCAAACCAAGGGTGCGCTCATAGTGGATCTGCTCCCGGGAGAAGAACCCCTTATCCGCCAGATCCCGCTGGCCAAACGCCATGCCATGCGCCGGATCCGGGGGGCCATCGGAGAGCTGCTTGCGCTTGGGAAGGCGCTGGAAGAAAGGGAAGATCCCTCCCGTTTCGATTATCTGGAAGTGACTCTGACTGATCAAGGGGCCGTGGCTGATCCCATGAACCGGCTGAAAACCGTTTATCCTCACGTCATGCGGCTCCTGTTTGACCGGGACGGCAGTGATGAGA from Fastidiosipila sp. encodes:
- a CDS encoding exonuclease SbcCD subunit D, producing the protein MQFVHMADLHLGKRLYEFPLIDDQRVMLESVISLCRTESPDLLLIAGDVFDKAIPSIEAIGLFESFLVGLSQAGIPVMIVAGNHDSGDRLSFGNTFFASHGIHVAGPFAGKLEKVVMADQHGPVTFHLMPFIRLADVRRFFPGSRLDTTADGVAAVLSTADRGPGRHVLVAHQFVTARGIAPLRSDSEVLQVGLADEIDASIFSGFDYVALGHLHGRQQVGPGPLHYAGSPLAYSFSEVNQTKGALIVDLLPGEEPLIRQIPLAKRHAMRRIRGAIGELLALGKALEEREDPSRFDYLEVTLTDQGAVADPMNRLKTVYPHVMRLLFDRDGSDEMRDALISEDDFRSMSLVQLFAEFVIAQTGHPLTDLQKQVVEQVAAKIESGAGAGR